Proteins from a single region of Abyssalbus ytuae:
- a CDS encoding tetratricopeptide repeat protein yields MRSIIVAISFFLSFFTVSSQQTDNLFESANQLYNDGKYQEAINNYLKIIENGEHSASLYFNLGNAYYKLNRVAPSIYYYEKALQLSPNDSDITNNLLYAQNMTVDAIEVLPQTGFSKILQGLIGKVSYNTWAITSILCMLLFVITFLVYYFSSYQNKKRLFFIISITSLLFSLLSLIFAFTGYNYVNSKKPAIVFAKETGVNAEPNHRSNEIFVLHEGTKVNVEEEMGEWKKIKLADGKTGWLPSTEIKEIKDF; encoded by the coding sequence ATGAGAAGTATAATTGTTGCCATATCGTTCTTCTTATCATTCTTTACAGTATCATCTCAACAAACCGACAATTTGTTTGAGAGTGCTAACCAGTTATATAACGATGGTAAATACCAGGAGGCCATAAACAATTATCTCAAAATAATTGAAAACGGTGAGCATTCGGCCTCGCTATATTTTAATCTAGGAAATGCTTATTATAAATTAAACCGGGTAGCCCCGAGTATATATTACTATGAAAAAGCCCTGCAATTATCACCAAACGACAGTGACATAACAAACAATCTCCTGTATGCACAAAACATGACTGTAGATGCTATTGAAGTACTGCCGCAAACAGGGTTTTCTAAAATATTACAAGGTTTAATAGGAAAAGTATCATACAACACCTGGGCAATAACCTCAATTCTGTGTATGCTACTGTTTGTTATTACTTTTCTTGTTTATTATTTCTCTTCTTATCAAAACAAAAAGCGTTTATTCTTTATAATAAGTATTACTTCCCTGCTCTTTTCACTGCTTAGTCTGATTTTTGCATTTACCGGCTACAATTATGTAAACAGTAAAAAACCTGCTATAGTTTTTGCTAAAGAAACAGGAGTAAATGCCGAGCCAAACCATAGAAGCAATGAAATCTTTGTTTTGCATGAAGGCACCAAAGTAAATGTGGAAGAGGAAATGGGAGAATGGAAAAAAATTAAATTAGCCGACGGAAAAACAGGTTGGCTGCCTTCTACCGAAATAAAAGAAATTAAAGATTTTTAA